The genomic region AAATAACAGTGTCGATAACAGTATGGATAGAAATATTTTGTTCATAAGAAGGATTATAGCCAAAGATATCTAATGTATTTTAAACCGGGTGGATTTATCCACCTTATGCATCTGTCAGCTTCTTCCCGCTGATGAGTACGGCAAAGAAACGTACGGCCCATCCGATGAAAAGTATGAGCCAGGCTGTTGCCGAAATATCGAAAAGGACCATAAAATTCCATCCCAATGCAGCGACAAGAGAGACAAGTATGCGCAGGAGTACCACGACCTGTGTCCAGTAGAAGAGCAGGGTCGTCCATCTGTCCGCCTGCATGAGATTGCCTGAATGCCCGATGGTCACACGGGTACCGAAGCCGATCATGATGGTGAAGACGAAGCCCAGAATGAGCATATGGATATCGAGTGCCAGGAAGCTTGTCCCGCTCAGCATGGTGACAAGGTTGACCAGACCGGAGACGATGAAGGCTACCGGTACCCAGAAGAGTGCTGTGTGCAGTATCCACAAAAGTGGGTTGGGGTTGGGGAAGGGCAGTTTCCATCTGAGCAGTTCCCTGCCGATAAGCAGGCCGATAAGCAGGTCTGCGATGAATGAACTGTTGGTGTAGATGCCTTCAAGAAGGACATGAAAAACGAGCAGACCAAAAATGGTTTTCATCAAATATTCGTTACGATCGACCATACAGTGTGAAAAGAACGGTACCATACGCTGTGCGACCGAAAAGGTCAGCAGAAAAAGGAAGAGATAGGTGGATATTTCTGTGGAAAGGCCCATGAGCGGCGAGTAGAAGAGCGCAGCAATGATGAAGAGGAAATGTGCAAGGAGACCCAGCTTCATGGCTGTCAGTATCCAGAAGATATCATGTTTGTCATCCATGTTGGTATTGTTGTATATATTTCTGAGTATGTCGGTTCCCATAAGATGTCCCAGAAAGACAACGGCCATGCCGATGCCTGAAAAGACAGGTGTGACGATACTGCCTAAAAGTACCAGTGTCGCACCGATGTAGTAAAGACTGAAGATACGCATATAGAGATGTTTTTCAATGGCTGGTGTAGCGGTGAAACGGGGGAAAGTCGTAAAAAGAAAACCGAAGAATGCCGGGGTGAACATCAGGTAGGTGAATCCGTAAACATGAAAGCCGACAGGAGAGACCGCCATGTGCAGTACACCTTTGTAGGCAAGCATGAAGATGAGCATCGTTACGATGGCAGAGATGAATGCCAGAATAAAAAAGGGTTGGTGGGGCTGTGAAAAGAAGTAACTGTTTTCGGACTCTTCGGAAAATTTCATATGCATTGGGGATACCTTTGTTGAATGATGGAATATAAAATCATAACAAAAGAGTATAAAAAAAGGATGACCCCATGAGGGGCCAAAAGAAGAACCGGACTATTTGAAGTCGGGTTTTGGGGTTTTGAGGGTACTCTCCGGAAGCTGAGGATAGGTGACCTCAGGTTTTTTGCCTTTGAGTGCGCCGAAGAAGGTAACGATCTTTGCCGCATCCTCATCGCTGATCTTCATACCAAGCTGTGTTTCACCCATGATCTTGACTGCTTCAGCCAGATTCCACTCTGTACCGTTATGGAAGTATGGTGCCGTCTCTGTAATATTTCTGAGTGTCGGTGTTTTGACCATACCGTTCTTGTCGCCTTTGAAGTCACCTACATTGGCATACTTGAACTTGCCTACCGCAGGGAAAGGCTGCATTGTTCCGCCCAGTGCGATACCGGTGTGGCAAGAGGTACATCCTTTGTCGATGAAGGTAGCAAGACCGGCTTTTTCAGCATCGGTAAGTGCATCTTCTTTCCCATTGAGGTAGTCATCGAATCTTGACGGTGTCACCAGTGTTCTCTCAAAAATACCGATTGTCTTCGTGATCGTAGTGAAGTCTACTTTGACATCCTTGCCATAGGCTTTTTTGAAATCCTCTACATAGGCAGGAATGGAGTTGACCCTCTCTTCTACGAGCGCCGGAGGTGCAGCCATTTCAGGCGGTGCCTGCATTGGACCCTGTGCCTGATCCTCGAGGTCTGGGCTTCTACCGTCCCAGAACTGTGCTGCAAAGAATACCGCATTGTAGACTGTCGGTGAGTTCAGGTGGTGTGGGTTTGCCGTCCAGTTGTGACCTACCGCTGCAGGTACACCATCCACACCGCCAAGGCCGAGGTTGTGGCAGGTGTTACATGAGATGATACCGCTCTTTGAGAGTCTCGGCTCAAAATAGAGTTTCTTACCCAGTTCCACTCTTTCCGCTGTGATGGTCTTGTTCGGATCGATCAGCTTCATCAGCTCCGTTTTATCGGCAGGGATCGCCTTAAGACCTGCATTTTTCGCTTTCTCTGCAACCGAGCCTGCACCAAGCAGCAGAGAAGATGCCAACAATGACATTCCCATAAGTTTTATGACTTTCATCTATGTACTCCTAAATTTTTGTTTTGATTTCAAAGTATAGAGCAGAAAGACTTAAAGGATAATTAATATTATCAGTTAATAATAATTATCCTTTAAATATGTATAGTCTCTAAACATCGGAAAGAATAAATATGACAATTCGACAGTTTTTCAATCCCCAAAAGCTACATTATGATACGCTAACTGTATGAACCCGCTATGAACATAGATGAGATCGGTGGGCAATTTCACTCCTTACAGGATACGCATGAGCAAAGAGAAGTTAGTAGAGGTCAATACCGCAGGATTCATCCTGAAACCTGATTCACCGGAGATCAAACCTCTTTATGAGAAGATAAAGGCACAGTTCGAAGCCAAAGGCATTTCTGTGATGCTTTCAGAAAAGTCTGCCAAGATGATAGGCCTTGAGGGAGTACCTTTTGAAGAGATGTGTGCAAAGGCCGATTTTCTTGTCTCGCTGGGTGGTGACGGCACACTGCTCTCTCTGGTGCGCCGAAGCTACGGCCATCATAAACCGGTGGTGGGGATCAATGCCGGAAATCTGGGCTTTCTGGCGGACATTACCCTTGATGATGTGGATGCGTTTCTGGCACGTTTGCTCCTGGGAGAATACCGTATCGATGACCGTATGATGATCGAAGGGTATGTTCAGAAAAGCTCCGGCGAGAAGAAACGTTTCATTGCTTTCAATGATGTGGTGATCACCTCTCCGGAGCCTTCCAAGATGGTCAGGGTGAATGCTTCCATCGACGGGGAACGTTTCAACAGCTATACGGGAGACGGGCTCATCATCTCCACACCTACAGGTTCGACAGCCTACAATCTTTCCGCGGGCGGTCCCATTCTGTATCCGTTGACCCAGGCTTTCATCATTACGCCTGTATTGGCACACTCTCTGGCGAACCAGCGTCCCCTGGTCGTGCCGGCGGATTTCAGCATAGAACTCGATGCGGAGAAATACCGTGCCATTGCATCTATTGACGGGCAGGAGGTCTATGAACTCGAAGAGGGTGATATCCTCTATATAGCAGGGGCCAAAAAAGGGGCAAAGCTTATTCACAGAAAAGAGCACAACTACTTCTCTGTACTGCGCGAAAAACTTCACTGGGGAGACCGGAATTGGTAGAACGGCTCTATCTTCGTGACCTTGTCACCTTCAAAACGCTCGAGCTTGAGTTCGAACCGGGACTGGTGGTCTTTACCGGGCCCAGCGGTGCAGGAAAATCCGTACTGATGTCAGCGATCCTCTCAGGCTTCGGCCATGCGACACAGGGGGCTGCCGCGCTGTGCGAAGTGACACTCTCCAAACCGTCCAAACTAAAAAATGAAGCCTATCTGCTTGAAGATGAACTCTGCATCAAAACACTGAAAAAAGAGAAGCTGCGTTATTTTATCGACGGTCAGAATATCTCCAAAAAGGTCCTGGGTGAGCTCTTTTCCCCCTATGTGCGCTATCTCAGTGTACGTGACAAGGGTGGGTTTGATTCTGAAACACTTCTGGAGCTGATAGACAGTACCTTGTCTGCGAAGAACAAAGCCTATAAAAAACTCCGCAAAGAGTACAGCAAGCGTTATGGAAACTACAGAGAAAAACTGCAGGAGCTTGCCAAAATAAAGGAAGATGAAGCGAAGCTGGCCGAACTGATCGAATTCACGACGTATGAGATAGAAAAGATAGAAGGTATCGACCCCAAACCGGGTGAGGAAGAGGAACTGCTCAGGATCAAACAGCAGCTTTCGCGCATTGACAAAATAAAGGAGGCACTGGCATCTGCTTCACAGATATTCAACCTTGAAAGCAGTGTGGAAGAGGTCTATCGACTGCTGGAAAAAGAGAATGACATTTTCTCCGAAGCGATGAACCAGCTTCGAGCCGATTTTGAAGACACACAACTGCTTGCCGATGAACTTGAAGAGATCGATGTGGAAGAAGTGCTTGACCGTCTGAGCGAACTGACGAGCCTCAAGAACCGCTACGGTTCCATAGAGGAAGCACTGTCATACAAAGAGGCCAAGAAGAAAGAGCTGGCCGGTTATGAGAACATAGAGCGTGACAAAAGTATGCTAGAACAGTTTTTGATGCTCGAACAGACGGAGTTGGGTATTCTTGCAGGAAAGATCTCTCAGGCCAGAAGAAAAGAGGCTGTAGAGATCGAAAGCAGGCTGGAGGGATACCTGGAGAGCCTGAAGCTTCCGAAAATGCAATTTGAATTCAGCACTGTCGGGCTCAATGAATGGGGGATGGATAGTGTTGGCGTAATGCTCGGAAGTTCAAGAACAGCTACATTGAGCGGCGGGGAATTCAACCGTCTGCGTTTGGCTTTGATGGCGGTGAGTATCGATGAGAGCAGGGAGAAACAGGGTGTTCTGATACTCGATGAGATCGATGCCAATGTCAGCGGTGACGAGTCCATTGCCATCGCTACGATGATCGCAAAGCTCTCTTCAGTGTATCAGATCTTTGCCATTTCGCATCAGCCGCATCTTTCTGCCAAGGCCGATCAGCATATCGTGATCACCAAAGCGGGGGATGAAAGCCGGGCAGAAGTGTTGGATGATACGGGACGTATTGCAGAGATCGCAAGGATCATTGGCGGGGAAAAGCCTACGGCACAAGCCGTTGCCTTTGCACAAAAACTCAGAGATACTGCGCTTTGAGCTTATCGACCTGACGCGTCAGCTCCTCATGATAGGCTTTTGCCAGGGTGATACTGTCACCGCTCTTGAGATAGGTATTGTAATCTACAAGCAGGTCTGAGACACCACCGGTACCGATATTGGTAGCGGATCCTTTGATACTGTGGGTAAGACGTTCCATCTGCTGGAAATCTGCTTTCTGCATTGCCTCTTCCAGAAGCGGGAGCTGTGCTTCTATCTGCGGGATCAGCTCTTTGACAAAATCTGTGGCTTCCTCATCGGAGAGTCCCATTTCAACCAGTCTGGAGTGGTCAAAGGCAGGATAGGCCGGCAGTTCCGCAACCGTTTCCTTCTCTTTTTCCGCTGCTGCTTCAGCCTCTTTTTTGGCTTCCGCTTCTGCAGCTTCACGTTCCTGTGCTTCTTTTGCCGCTTTTTCGGCAGCTCTCTTTTCGGCTTCAAGCCTTTGTGCTTCCTCTTTCTCTCTGGCTTTGCGTTCTTCTTCCGCTTTTAGCGCTACGGCTTCCCGTTTTCTGGCCTCTTCTTCCTCTGCTTTCTTCTTGGCTTCAGCTTTTTTCTCTTCTCTTCGTTTCCTGGCTTCTTCGGCCTCTCTATGGGCTCTCTGCTCAGCTTCGCGTCTTTCTCTCTCTTCCTCCTCTTTGCGCGCCTGGGCTTCGGCAGCTTTTTGTTCTTTTTCTGCCTTTTTACTCGCTTCGAGTCTTTTTCTGGTCTCCTCTTTGGCACGTTTTGCCTCTTCTTTCAGCCTTTTTTCGGCATCGGCACGCTTGATCTCTTCGAGTTTGAGCTCTTCGGGGGATTTCCCTGTTTTGGGTGGTTTTGTATTTTTATTTTCGCTAAAGACAAGCAGTGCAAGTATAAGAAGTATGATCGAAAGTAAGATATAGGCAGCCATCGGTAAAGCCTCCCCGCTTTATTTGAGTAATAAACTATATCTTATCTATTATTAAAAAAAAGAGAAAGTACGATTCATATAATAATTTTTTGCTATAATTCAACTAAAAAGGTGAGGGGTTTAAACAGATGATCATAGATACACATTGCCATTTGGACGACAAACGTTACAGTGATGATCTTGATGCTGTGATAACAAGAGCCAGACAGAAAGGGGTGGAGAAATTCATCATTCCCGGTGCGGACCCTGAGAGCCTTGAGCGGGCGGTAGAGATCGCGGAGCAGTATGATGCTGTCTATTTTGCCGTGGGTGTACACCCCTATGATGCTGCGAATTATGACCGTACTTTTCTGGAAAAGTTCGTGACACACCCAAAATGTGTTGCCATAGGAGAGTGCGGACTGGACTACTTCAGACTGCCTGAAAGTGAAGCGGAGATCGCTGTAGAGAAAAAACTGCAGAAAGAGGTGTTCATAGACCAGATCCTCTGGGCGAAGGCTCTCAAGAAACCGCTCATCGTACATATACGCGATGCCGGTGCCGACTCTCTGGAGCTGCTTCAGGAATATGCGGGAGAAGAGGGCGGTGTGCTTCACTGTTACAATGCCGATGAATCCCTGCTGAAGCTTGCTTCGAAGAATTTCTACTATGGTATCGGAGGGGTATTGACCTTCAAAAATGCCAGGAAGCTGATCAATGTCTACCCCAAGATACCACGGGAAAGACTCATCATAGAGACAGATGCACCATACCTGACACCGCATCCGCACCGTGGAGAGAGGAACGAACCTGCCTACTGTACGTTCGTAGCAGACAAGATGAGTGAGCTCAGCGGCATTTCGCGTGCAGAGATGGAGACACTGACGACACTGAACGCCGCAAGACTCTTTGGGATATAGGCTCTAAAATGCATAAAGGTATCAAAACGTTTCTTCTTTGTTGGATCATGATACCTACAGCGATTTTTGCCGCTTCCCTTCCCGAAAAGTACCCTGTTTACAGTTATGTATTCTCCGAGTTCGACGTAGATGAAGCCTATATCGACAATGATGACTTCATCCGCTTCGTCCAGCAGAATGAAAAAAGTATCAAACGTCTATATGCCCGTTCCATGAAGAGAGGTGCAGTGCTTTCTCCCATGGTCAAAGGCTACCTGATGGACAAAGGGCTTTCGGACCTTTTTATCTACCTCTCTATGGTGGAGTCGGGTCTCTCGACCGATATCGTCTCTTCAAAGAAAGCGGTAGGCCTCTGGCAGTTCATGCCTGCAACGGCACAGCATTACAAACTGGATGTATGCAACAGTTTCGATGAGCGCTGCGACCCTGTCTCAGCGACCAATGCGGCGATCACTTATCTGAACAAGCTGCATAGGCAGTTCGGAAAATGGTATCTGGCCGCTATTGCCTACAACTGCGGCGAAGGCCGTCTCGAAAAAGCTATCAAAAAGGCGGGCAGTGACGAACTGGGTATCCTTACTGATGAGAGGGACAAGTATCTCCCCAAAGAGACACGGACGTATATACGAAAGATCCTGCTTGCGGCCATGATAGGCGAGAGCAAGTATCTGGATTTTCCGGCGGATACGGATGTAAAAAAGGAGATGGTCCAGGTTGAAATCTCAGGCGGATGCGACCTGAAGAAGCTTGCACACACACTGGAGATGAAACCAGGTGAATTGTTGGGTATGAACCGGCAGTTCAAACAGGGTGTCGTACCCAAAGAGAAAGCCATTTATACACTAACGATCCCCGAAGAGAAGATGATACCTTTTTATCTCAAATACGAATTGAAAACAGAAGAGAAACAGGTCAAACCGCATCTTATCTCGCATGTGGTCAAAATGGGAGATACCCTTGAGAGCATAGCCAAACAATATCACAGTTCGATCGATGAGATCAAAACGGCCAACAAACTGGAGAATGGGTTTCTGACATTGGACTCCCTGCTGCTTGTTCCTGTAAGCCGTAAGACTTTTGAGGCAATGCTGCGAGCACTGTAAAAGCTGAGATAAAGAGAAATAAAGAGATAATATCCAAAAATAATCGGGGACCTATGAGACGATCGACCATGCTTCTGCTCTCTGCTGCTGTCATGCTTTCAGGCATGCTTTTCACGGGCTGTGCGAGCAAGAAAAAAGCTGCCTACAAAGCAACGGGACATACCTCTGCTGCCAGACACAGATCGACGATGCGTTCCTACAAGGTACATGGGAAACGGTATACACCGACCTATGTGGAAGTAGGACAGAAGATGAAGGGTATTTCCAGCTGGTACGGCCCCAATTTTCACGGCAAATACACCAGCAACGGCGAACGGTACAATATGCATGCACGTACAGCGGCACACAAGACCTGGCCGATGGATACCATGGTCAGGGTACGAAACCTGCAGAACGGCAAAAGCACGATCGTGCGCATCAACGACAGAGGTCCTTTTGTCAGGGGACGTATCATAGACTGCTCCTACAAGGCAGGCAAGGAGATCGGTCTCGACAGAATGGGGATCGCCAAGGTACAGATCGAAGTGGTCGGGTTTTCAGGAAAAGTGCAGTCTGATGCAGCCATTGCCAAAGCCAGAAGAACAAAGACCGAAGCACGTGTGCGTCTGACGAACTTCGGGGTGCAGGTCGGTGCTTTCAGAAATTACGAAGGGGCAAAGATCTACAAAAAGAGATATGCCCATATACATCCGCGCTACAAACCCGTCATCAAAAAGTTTCCGGATGTGGACGGTGCACCGCTATACCGTGTATGGCTGATGGGCTTCGGTTCAGAGGATGAAGCCAGAGACTTCAAGAACAGCAACGATATGCCGGGTGCATTCATCGTACGAAATTAAGGGAGAGAAGAATGATAGAAGTAACAAGAGAGACGAAAGAGACACAGATAGCGGTCAAGCTTAACCTCTACGGAAAAGGGCAGGCCAGGATCAATACGGGTGTAG from Sulfurovum riftiae harbors:
- a CDS encoding NnrS family protein, producing MHMKFSEESENSYFFSQPHQPFFILAFISAIVTMLIFMLAYKGVLHMAVSPVGFHVYGFTYLMFTPAFFGFLFTTFPRFTATPAIEKHLYMRIFSLYYIGATLVLLGSIVTPVFSGIGMAVVFLGHLMGTDILRNIYNNTNMDDKHDIFWILTAMKLGLLAHFLFIIAALFYSPLMGLSTEISTYLFLFLLTFSVAQRMVPFFSHCMVDRNEYLMKTIFGLLVFHVLLEGIYTNSSFIADLLIGLLIGRELLRWKLPFPNPNPLLWILHTALFWVPVAFIVSGLVNLVTMLSGTSFLALDIHMLILGFVFTIMIGFGTRVTIGHSGNLMQADRWTTLLFYWTQVVVLLRILVSLVAALGWNFMVLFDISATAWLILFIGWAVRFFAVLISGKKLTDA
- a CDS encoding cytochrome-c peroxidase, which translates into the protein MKVIKLMGMSLLASSLLLGAGSVAEKAKNAGLKAIPADKTELMKLIDPNKTITAERVELGKKLYFEPRLSKSGIISCNTCHNLGLGGVDGVPAAVGHNWTANPHHLNSPTVYNAVFFAAQFWDGRSPDLEDQAQGPMQAPPEMAAPPALVEERVNSIPAYVEDFKKAYGKDVKVDFTTITKTIGIFERTLVTPSRFDDYLNGKEDALTDAEKAGLATFIDKGCTSCHTGIALGGTMQPFPAVGKFKYANVGDFKGDKNGMVKTPTLRNITETAPYFHNGTEWNLAEAVKIMGETQLGMKISDEDAAKIVTFFGALKGKKPEVTYPQLPESTLKTPKPDFK
- a CDS encoding NAD(+)/NADH kinase; translated protein: MSKEKLVEVNTAGFILKPDSPEIKPLYEKIKAQFEAKGISVMLSEKSAKMIGLEGVPFEEMCAKADFLVSLGGDGTLLSLVRRSYGHHKPVVGINAGNLGFLADITLDDVDAFLARLLLGEYRIDDRMMIEGYVQKSSGEKKRFIAFNDVVITSPEPSKMVRVNASIDGERFNSYTGDGLIISTPTGSTAYNLSAGGPILYPLTQAFIITPVLAHSLANQRPLVVPADFSIELDAEKYRAIASIDGQEVYELEEGDILYIAGAKKGAKLIHRKEHNYFSVLREKLHWGDRNW
- a CDS encoding DNA recombination protein RecN, coding for MVERLYLRDLVTFKTLELEFEPGLVVFTGPSGAGKSVLMSAILSGFGHATQGAAALCEVTLSKPSKLKNEAYLLEDELCIKTLKKEKLRYFIDGQNISKKVLGELFSPYVRYLSVRDKGGFDSETLLELIDSTLSAKNKAYKKLRKEYSKRYGNYREKLQELAKIKEDEAKLAELIEFTTYEIEKIEGIDPKPGEEEELLRIKQQLSRIDKIKEALASASQIFNLESSVEEVYRLLEKENDIFSEAMNQLRADFEDTQLLADELEEIDVEEVLDRLSELTSLKNRYGSIEEALSYKEAKKKELAGYENIERDKSMLEQFLMLEQTELGILAGKISQARRKEAVEIESRLEGYLESLKLPKMQFEFSTVGLNEWGMDSVGVMLGSSRTATLSGGEFNRLRLALMAVSIDESREKQGVLILDEIDANVSGDESIAIATMIAKLSSVYQIFAISHQPHLSAKADQHIVITKAGDESRAEVLDDTGRIAEIARIIGGEKPTAQAVAFAQKLRDTAL
- a CDS encoding Hpt domain-containing protein; this encodes MAAYILLSIILLILALLVFSENKNTKPPKTGKSPEELKLEEIKRADAEKRLKEEAKRAKEETRKRLEASKKAEKEQKAAEAQARKEEEERERREAEQRAHREAEEARKRREEKKAEAKKKAEEEEARKREAVALKAEEERKAREKEEAQRLEAEKRAAEKAAKEAQEREAAEAEAKKEAEAAAEKEKETVAELPAYPAFDHSRLVEMGLSDEEATDFVKELIPQIEAQLPLLEEAMQKADFQQMERLTHSIKGSATNIGTGGVSDLLVDYNTYLKSGDSITLAKAYHEELTRQVDKLKAQYL
- a CDS encoding TatD family hydrolase; protein product: MIIDTHCHLDDKRYSDDLDAVITRARQKGVEKFIIPGADPESLERAVEIAEQYDAVYFAVGVHPYDAANYDRTFLEKFVTHPKCVAIGECGLDYFRLPESEAEIAVEKKLQKEVFIDQILWAKALKKPLIVHIRDAGADSLELLQEYAGEEGGVLHCYNADESLLKLASKNFYYGIGGVLTFKNARKLINVYPKIPRERLIIETDAPYLTPHPHRGERNEPAYCTFVADKMSELSGISRAEMETLTTLNAARLFGI
- a CDS encoding lytic transglycosylase domain-containing protein → MHKGIKTFLLCWIMIPTAIFAASLPEKYPVYSYVFSEFDVDEAYIDNDDFIRFVQQNEKSIKRLYARSMKRGAVLSPMVKGYLMDKGLSDLFIYLSMVESGLSTDIVSSKKAVGLWQFMPATAQHYKLDVCNSFDERCDPVSATNAAITYLNKLHRQFGKWYLAAIAYNCGEGRLEKAIKKAGSDELGILTDERDKYLPKETRTYIRKILLAAMIGESKYLDFPADTDVKKEMVQVEISGGCDLKKLAHTLEMKPGELLGMNRQFKQGVVPKEKAIYTLTIPEEKMIPFYLKYELKTEEKQVKPHLISHVVKMGDTLESIAKQYHSSIDEIKTANKLENGFLTLDSLLLVPVSRKTFEAMLRAL
- a CDS encoding septal ring lytic transglycosylase RlpA family protein, translating into MRRSTMLLLSAAVMLSGMLFTGCASKKKAAYKATGHTSAARHRSTMRSYKVHGKRYTPTYVEVGQKMKGISSWYGPNFHGKYTSNGERYNMHARTAAHKTWPMDTMVRVRNLQNGKSTIVRINDRGPFVRGRIIDCSYKAGKEIGLDRMGIAKVQIEVVGFSGKVQSDAAIAKARRTKTEARVRLTNFGVQVGAFRNYEGAKIYKKRYAHIHPRYKPVIKKFPDVDGAPLYRVWLMGFGSEDEARDFKNSNDMPGAFIVRN